CACGATGTTGCCGCCGTGATGCGCGGCCGACAGCACCAGCTGGCCCGTCGAATCCTTGCCCGCCGCCTTGCGCGCCTCGACCGTTTCGATGCCGTGGTCGAGACTGTTGCGCACGAGGTGAGTCAAAGGATCGATGATGCGCTCGATCAGGCTCTTGTCGAGTTCGGTCGCCTGACCGAAGGTGACGAGTTCAACCTGCTTGCCGAGCTTCGCTGCCAGATCGCGCACCAGACGCGGGAAGCGGCTGAAGACGTAATCCATCGGCATCATGCGGATCGACATGACTGCTTCCTGGAGATCGCGCGCATTGCGCTCCAGTTGCGCCATGCCGTTGAAGAGGCGGTCGTGCAGCGCCGGGTCGAAGGTGCTGGTGGTCTCGGCCAGCATGGCCTGCGTGATCACCAGTTCGCCGACCAGGTTGATCAGCTGGTCGACCTTCTCGACGCCCACGCGGATCGAACTGCCTTCGCCTGCGTTCGCAGCGGCCGCCGGACGCGCCTTGCGATCGCCTTCAGCGGATGCAGGCGCGGCCTTCGGCGCGGCAGGCGCAGTCGCAGCCGGCGCGGCTGCGGCGGCTGGTGTAACGATTGCGGGCTCGGCGGGAGCCGGCGTCGCTGGTGCTGCGGGTTGCGCGACCGGCTGCGCGGCGGCAGGCGCCGGCGCAGCAGCCACTGCCGGCTGCACGACAGCGGCCGGCGCCCCCGCGCCGCCGCTCGCCGTGCCCCCCGCATTGACCGGCTCGCTTTGCGCGGCTTCGGATGCTCCAGGCGCACCCTGTTCCGCGCCGCTCGCCGGCGCCGCGCCGCGGCCGATCACGATCTGACTTTCGTCGATCACGAAGCAGCACACGGCGACGATATCGTCGGACGACACATCGGATTCCAGCCACAGCGTGATATCGCTGCCCGTCTTCACCTGCCCGACGATACGACCCAGGTTGCCCAACTCTTCGGTGAGCAGTTCCTGGTCCTTTTCCCCAACGCCCCGTAGCGTAATTTTCAGATGGGGTCCTGCAGCCGCATCGGATGTAGCAGCGCCGGTCTCTGCCGGTTCGTTGTCTGCCCAAACGCCTGCGGCTTCTACTGCCTGTTCAGCCTGTTCGACCACATGCTCCGGCGCGTGCCCATCCGCGACGGCGGGCGCTGCTGCCGGTGCTGCGGCCGGAGCCGGTGCCGCTGCTGCGGGCGCGGCGCCGCTGCTTTCCTTATGGAGCTGTTCGAGCTTCGCGCAGATCGCGGCGGCGACGGCCGCATCCGGCTCGGCGCTCGCGCGATAGTCGGCGAGCTGGCCCGAGAGCACGTCCTTGGTTTCGAGGAACGTGTCGATCATGTCCTTGCGCAGCACGATCTCGTTGTTGCGCGCGCGGTCCAGCAGCGATTCGAGAATGTGCGTCGTCTCGGTCAGCGCCGTGAAGCCGAAGGTGGCCGCACCGCCCTTGATCGAGTGCGCCGCGCGAAAGATGGCGGCCAGATCCTCGGGATCGGGATGGCCGACGTCCAGGTTCAGGAGCAGCTGCTCCATCTGCGCGAGCAGCTCGTCCGCTTCGTCGAAGAACGTCTGGTAGAACTGAGTGATGTCGAGTGTCATGCGTGTGTCACCGCGAGAGTCCTGGCTGCTATGCCACTTCCAAATATCGGTTGCTGCCTGCTGGCTGCCGCGCTCAGGCGAGCGCCGCGACCAGTTCGGTCAGCATGTCGGGGTCCAGCGGTTTTTCGATCCATCCTGTGGCGCCCGCATCGCGCGCCGCTGCCTTGAAGGGCTCGCCGGATTCGGTCGTGAGGACCAGGATCGGCGTTTCGCGGTACGCGGGGTTGCCGCGCAGCGCGGCTATCAGATCGAGGCCCGTCCGGCCGGGCATGTGCTGGTCGGTCAGCACGAGGTCGAACGGCATCGCGAGCGCGTTTTCGAGCCCTTCGTCGCCGTCGGCCGCGAGCGTCACCTGATAGCCGGCACCCGTCAGCGTCGCGGCAAGGATTTGCCGCATCGCTGCCGAATCGTCGATTGCCAGAATGTGCCTGATCATTCAATCCTCACTGCGCTCACGTTGGATCAAGGTAGCGCCGCCATCGGCGCATCCGTTATCCCGCTATCTGTCATTGCGTCGCCGTTGCAGGCGCCGCGCTCTTGTCTGTCGCTTCAGCCGGTTTCGCCTCGCCCTGCGCGACGGCGCTGATTGGCTCCGCGTCCTTTTGCATCGCGTGCGGCGCTTTGGCGGGCGGCGACGGCGGTTGCGCGGCGGGCGGTGAAGCCGGCTGGATGATCTTTTGCAGCAGCGGCTTGTTCGCGCCCGCCGCATCGTTCGACAACGTGGTCGACGACGAGTCGTCCTGCATCAGCGCGTCTTCCGAGCGCTTGTTCAACACGATGATGCTGATGCGCCGGTTTTCCGGGTCGAGCGGATCGGCCTTGTTCAGGTTCTGCGTCGACGCGAGGCCCAGCACGCGTAGTACCTTGGCTTCGTCCATGCCGCCCGCGATCAGCTCGCGGCGCGACGCGTTCGCGCGGTCCGCCGACAATTCCCAGTTGCTGTAGCCCTTCTCGCCGCCGGCATACGGCACGGCGTCGGTGTGGCCCTGCACGACGATGCGGTTCGGCACGTCGTTCAGCGTGTTGCCGATCGCCTGCAGAATGTCGTGCATGTACGGCTGGACGATCGCCTGCGCGGTCGCGAACATCGGACGCTTCTGCGTGTCGACGATCTCGATGCGCAAGCCCTGCAGCGTCGAATCGATGCGGATCTGCTGCTTGAACTGGCGCAGCACCGGGTTCGCCTCGATCGCGGCCATCAGCTTGACCTGCAGGTCGTGCAGGCGAACCTGCTCGCGGCGCTCCACTGCACCCTGCAACTGCTGCAGCGCCTGGTCGTCGGCGCGTGCGGCCGTGTGCTCGGCACGATTGGTCGAACCGTCCGTCTGACGCGTGATGCCGTCCTTGTCGGTCGAAATGTCGCGCCCGCCGCCCGGAATCTGGCTCGAATCGACAGCGCTGCGGTCGCCGCCCCACAGCGTGATCTTCAGCGGCTGGTTGAAGTAATCGGCAATGCCCTTCAACTGCACCGTCGAGGCCGAGCTGAGCAGCCACATCAGCAGGAAGAACGCCATCATCGCCGTCATGAAGTCCGCATACGCGAGCTTCCACGCGCCGCCGTGATGGCCGCCTTTCTTCGGCGCTGCGCGCTTGACAACGATTGCGCGGTCTTTGTCCTTGCTCATCGCCCGCGTTCCTTATTTCGCCTTCACGCGGCGCACGTGTTCTTCAAGCTCGGCGAACGACGGGCGTTCGGTCGAGAAGAGCACCTTGCGGCCGAATTCGACAGCGATTGCGGGCGCGTAGCCGTTCAGGCTCGCGAGGATCGTTACCTTGATGCACTGGAACATCTTGGTCGACTCGGTGACGCGCTGTTCCGCGACGCTCGCGAGCGGGCCGATCAGACCGTACGACAGCAGAATGCCGAGGAACGTACCGACCAGCGCCTGCGCGATCATTTCGCCGAGCACGGCGGGCGGCTTGTCGGCGGAGGCCATCGTGTGCACCACACCCATCACGGCCGCGACGATACCGAATGCGGGCATCGCGTCGCCGACCTTCATCAGCGCGTGTGCGGGCGCTTCGCCTTCGGCGTGATGCGTTTCGATTTCTTCGTCCATCAGACTTTCGATCTCGAACGCATTCATGTTGCCGCCGACCATCAGGCGCAGATAGTCCGTCAGGAATTCGACAATGTGATGGTCCGCAAGAATCTTCGGGTACTGCGTGAAGATCGGGCTCTTCTGCGGATCGTCGATATCGGCTTCGAGCGTGAGCGTGCCCTCCTTGCGCGCCTTCGCCAGCAGGACGTAAAGGAGCGCCATCAGCTCCATGTAAACGTCCTTGTTGTACTTGGCGCCTTTGAACAGCGTCGGAATCACGCGCAACGTAGCCTTGATCGTCTTCATCCCGTTGCCGAGGATGAACGCACCGAGACCCGCGCCCGCGATCATCAGCACTTCGACGGGCTGCATAAGCGCGCCCAGGTGGCCGCCCTCCAGCGCATAGCCGCCGAAGACGGACAACAGCGTAACGAGTGTTCCCACGAAAATCAGCACTGCCGAGCCCTCTCGAAAAGCGACGGAGACCGTCGTTATTCAGGTTTACGGCAAGCAGTCGGAAAACTTTGGCGGAATGCGCGCCGGAGCGGGGCGGTGTTAACCAGAGTGCCGCCGTGCACCCGAAGAAGGCGACGCGACGGGCGCACCCGCCGCGCGTCAGGCGGCCGTGACGACGGCCTCAGGCAAGGCTGCAAGCGCATCCCCGAGTGGCGCGCCGAGGGCAGCCTGAGCTTCCTCGCAACGCGCGTCGGCGGCTTTCCGGGTCTTACCGGCGCGCGACGGCGGCGCGCACAGGCCGCATACGAAGCCGTGCTGCGGATCGTGCGCGTGTGCGACAAATTGTCCGCGGCAGCGCGTGCAGGTCGTCATCTGCAGCATGCCGGAGTCGAAGAAGCGCACCAGCGTCCACGCGCGCGTCAGGCTCAGCGCCGGTTCGTCGTGGTGCATGCGCGCGTGTTCGAGGTAGAGCCGGTATGACTTGACGATCGACTGGATCGTCACGCAGCCGCCCAGCCCCGACATGAAGCGGTAGATGTTGTAGAACAGCGACGAGTGAATGTTCGGCTGCCACGTCATGAACCAGTCGGTCGAAAACGGCAGCATGCCCTTGGGCGGCGATACGCCCTTCACTTCCTTGTACAGCTTGATGAGCCGGTCGCGCGACAGCGTCGTCTCCGCTTCGAGCAGCTGCAAGCGCGCGCCGAGTTCGATCAGTTCAATCGCCAGGGTGATTTCCCTGACTTCGAGCACCACGCTTTTCTGTGCCATCCGCCTGGCTTCCCGCGTCCGTTGTCGTTTTCCAGACCGCGAACCGGCCGGAAAAAACGATAAAAGCGCCGTCGCCGGCGCGCGTAGGGTGCGTCTGTCCCGGCGCCTGCGCGCCGGCCGTCGGCCAGTCTCAGCCGATCTGCTCGACGGGCTGGCCCGCCATCAGGATTGCGGAATGCGCCTGGGCGACGGCGGACGATTTGCCCTTGTCGGCCAGCGACGAGAGGATCTGGTGATCGTCGAAGCGGAAGCGGCACAACACCTGGTTCGATGCGGCCAGCTTGACAGTCTGTGCGAGCGACAGGTTGGCGAGCACGTCGGCGAGCTGCTCCGAGATGCCCATGCGGAACATGCCCATTGGCTTGTCTTCACGCAGCAGTCGCTGCGCGAGTAGCAGATAGGACAAGTTCACTTCCCTAATTTCATTGAGCATGTCACTTTGAGTGCTCATTGAATCCCCCGATTCGAAACTGGCTGGTCAGGCCTGGTAAAACGTTTGCTCGCTCGCGTTAAAAAAAACCACGAACGGCACGCTTATGGTCAGCATGGATTTTCCCGAAAGGGGCGGCGAACGAAAATCGGACAGTCACCCCAACTGATTGACGGATAAATCCAGGATTTCTGTAGGAGTTTTTCCTACAAATTTTTGTGACGGGGGATTTTGGAGGGCAGTGCCGGGCGGAAAGCGCCGACTGCTTACACGCGAGACCAAGCGTGAAAGGTTTGGGAAGCGGATTATGCGCCCATATTTGGGCGGAAACCAAGCGAATTTCGCAGCGATCCGTTCGGCACCGCACCATTTGATCTGACGAAATGACGGTGCAACATGCTGCGCCGATCGACCCGAAGTGCGGTGGATATTGCCTCGATGCCCATACCCGCGAGCTTTCCGGCACCATCCGCGCAGTTGTTACGCATCATGTTTCGCGCTGTAACAACGTTAAGCGTTTGAAAAATAACTCGAATTGCCGGCCGCGATCCCGATAATGAGACCTAGGGATAACCCCATTTGGGCATCCTGCCACGGGCGGCGGCACACCGCGCCCAACCGTCCGAAAGGCTTCCGCTTTTTTGCTACACGCAAGGCAGCGCGCGCGAAGCCCCTTTGCACAAGGAGATCCCGCATGCGAATCGCACAAATCGCACCGTTGTATGAAGCTGTCCCACCGAAACTCTATGGCGGCACAGAACGCGTCGTGTCGTATCTGACCGAAGCGCTGGTCGATCTGGGTCACGATGTGACGCTCTTTGCGAGCGGCGATTCGGTGACGTCCGCGAAACTCGAAGCGTCGTGGCCGCGCGCATTGCGCCTGGACCCGACCGTTCGCGACGCGCTCGCCCCGCATATGCTGCTGCTCGAAAAGGTGCGCAAGCTCGCGCACGAGTTCGACGTGCTGCACTTCCACCTCGACTACCTGCCGTTCCCGCTATTTTCGACGCTGGACACGCCGTTCGTGACGACGCTGCACGGCCGTCTGGACCTGCCCGAGCTGCAGCCGGTGTTCGATACGTTCACCGATGCGCCCGTAATCTCGATTTCGGATTCGCAGCGTCTGCCGCTGCAACAGGCTAACTGGCTGAACACGATCTATCACGGCCTGCCGGAGCAGCTGCTCACGCCGCAGACGGGCAAGAAGCCGGAATACCTCGCGTTCCTCGGCCGGATCTGCCCGGAAAAGCGCGTCGATACAGCCATCAAGATCGCTGCACAAAGCGGTCTGCCGCTGAAGATCGCCGCCAAGGTGGACAAGGCCGACCAGGAATACTTCAAGACGGAAATTGAGCCGCTGCTGTCGCAGGCGCACGTCGAGTTCATCGGTGAGATCAACGAGGCGCAAAAGCCGGAATTCCTGTCGGGGGCGAAGGCGTTGCTGTTCCCGATCGACTGGTCGGAGCCGTTCGGCCTGGTGATGATCGAGTCGATGGCTTGCGGCACGCCCGTGATCGCGTTCAACCGGGGTTCGGTGCCGGAGGTAATCGACCACGGCGTGACGGGCTTCATCTGCGAAGACGTGCAGGGCGCCGTGGCCGCGCTGCAACGCATCGACGAGCTGTCGCGCACGGAAATCCGCGCGCAGTTCGAGCGCCGTTTCAGCTCGAAGATCATGGCGCAAAACTATGTCGACAGCTATTCGGCGATGCTGGAAGCAACGCGCCGTCCGATGCTGCGCCGCGTGGCCGTGGGTTGAAGCTGGATTGCACAGGTCAACTCTGCCGATGCACCGACATATTGCGTAATTTGTTCACTTGAACGTTTGCGCTGTCATTCAAAGACAGCTACTGCGCCGCTCACACGAAAAAGCCGCCTCCCCAGGCGGCTTTTTCTTTTCCGGCGTTCGGAACCGGAACGGCAATGGAAGCGCTTTCTTCAATGCGCCGCAATGCGCTCTTTTAGCGAATGAAGCTATCCCCGCTTCAGACGCCTTACCGCGCATTAACAGAGTCTGAAAGGCGGCGCATATCGCCAGATCGCCTTCAGCCGGCTTTCGCCGTTTCGCCTAATTAGGCCTGGCCGATCAGAAAGCGCTCGCGGTTCTTGCCGGCAATCCACTTGGGCGGCTTTCCCCGGCCACTCCACGTGTTTCCGGACTTCGGATCCTGATACTTCGCGGGCAACGGCGCCTTTTTGGGCGGGCGTCCGCGGCGAGCCGCCTCCGCAAAACCGAGGTCATGCGCGTTAAGGCCGTATTCGGCGATTTTCTGGCGGATTTCGGCAATCACATTGCCTACTTCACTACGGCGTGCTTCGTCCGCTTCCTGCTGCAAGCGGGCAATCTGCGCCTTGAGATCTGCGTATTGTGACATTTGGGCTCCCCTCTTTTTCTAAAAGTGGTTAGCACGGAGATTAGCCCGTGCTAACGAAATTCGCAATGGCGGCTAATACCGCGTTATCAAAAGTTTTCGTCTGAGTATTTATAAAGCGGCACTGAATCGTTCAAACCGCTGGACTTTTATCGCGAAATAATTCCGCGTTCGTGAATGACAATTCTTGACAGTCCATTTGTGCAACGTTGCTTAAAATTTGCGCTCCCAAGTGCCGGGTAGCACATGCGCTCTCGTCCTTGAATTCCCGTACTTTCCCGTACTTATTAGGATTACACACGATGAACCTCTCCAGGCGCCTCGCGGCGGAGCTGTTCGGCACCTTCTGGCTCGTACTCGGAGGTTGCGGCAGCGCCGTCCTTGCAGCAAATTTCGCCGGTCCCGTGCATGGGCTCGGCATCGGCTTCGTGGGCGTTTCGCTCGCTTTCGGCCTGACCGTCCTGACCATGGCGTATGCGATCGGGCATATTTCCGGCTGTCACCTGAATCCGGCCGTGAGCGTGGGCCTGGCTGTCGCCGGGCGCTTCGCGGCGCGCGACCTCGTTCCGTACATCGTGGCGCAGGTGCTGGGCGCCGTGCTCGGCGCGTACGTGCTGTCCGTCATCGCCTCGGGCAATCCGGACTTCCATCTGGTCGCGAGCGGCTTCGCGAGCAACGGGTATGGCGACCGTTCGCCGGGCCACTTCGCGTTGCCGGCTGCGTTCGTCTGCGAAACGGTGATGACGGCCTTCTTCCTGTTCGTGATTCTCGGCGCAACGGATAAGCGCGCGCCGGCAGGCTTCGCGCCGATCGCGATTGGCCTCTGCCTCACGCTGATCCATCTGATCTCGATTCCCGTGACGAATACGTCGGTGAATCCGGCGCGATCGACGGGGCCCGCGCTGTTCGTCGGCGGCGCTGCCGTCGACCAGTTGTGGCTCTTCTGGGTCGCGCCGATTCTCGGCGCCGTGATTGCCGCGATCGTTTATCCCGCGGTGGCTGGTGATGCCCGGCATGTCGCGGACGCAGAACGCGTGCGCGTGACGGCCTGATTGCTGGCTATCCCGTCTGAATGAAAACGGGGCGCTTCGGCACCCCGTTTTCGTTTTAGCGAATCCCTTCCAGCATTAATAGATGGTTCAAATGTAAGGCTGGTTTACGGCGGGATTCATCGACATTGAAGAAGCGCCTTAGCTTCTTGAAAGGTCCGCTTCGCTCCGCTCCGCGCTATACGGGCAAATGCCGGGCACTCGCAAGGCGCTGTCTGGAAAGCATTGCGCGAACGCCGCAAGCCCGCGGATACGGCGGCATTGCATGCTTTCACTTCGTAACATCCTGTCGCAGTGCCGCTCGCTGGCGACGCGTAGATTGAACCTGTACGGCAAACACGCCGCATTCACAGGAGAATCACAATGAAGCGCATCGTCACTCACATGCTCGTTGCAGTTGGCCTCGCCGCTGGCGCATGCGGTGTCGCACAGGCGCACTCGAATCTGAGCATCGGCCTGTCGCTCGGGACGCCTGCCCCTGCCGACGTGGCGCCCGCGTACGTTGCGCCTGCGCCGCAGCCGGTGTACTACGGCAACCGGTATTGGGGAGACCGCCGCTACGACGGCTATCGGCATGACCGCGGCTGGGATCGCGGCCGCTGGAATCACGGCAACCGTTGGGATAACAGCAATGGCTACCGGGGAAACGACAACCACCGTGGCGGCTATCGTGACTAAGCAGTTGGCTTTGGCGGCGTAAATCGTCTTACGCTTACGCTGGCCGGCTTCAGGCTTCCGCCCTGTTTAGCAGGCTTCACTCCGGCATGGCGCGTTTCCAGACAGGGGCGCGCCATGTGCATTCGGCAGACGGAATCTACGCCGTCAATTCGTCGTCCAGTTCGAACAATTTGCGCAGGTGGTGCGCGACGCCCGCTTCAAAGTTATTGCCGATACGCGGCACATTTGGCAGACGTTTGATGAGATCGGGGTTCGCGTTATTCATCATGAACGGATGGCCCGCCGTTTCCAGCATGTCGATGTCGTTCATGTTGTCGCCGAACGCAACGCACTTTGCGGCCGGAACATCCAGACGATCGAGCACGAACTGCAATGCACGCCCCTTCGATACGTTCGCCGTCATCACCTCCAGACAGTCCGGCAACGAGTACGTGACGTAAAGCGCCTCGCCGAACCTGCGCTCGAGGTTGGCAGCGACCACGGCAAGATCTTTGGGATCGCCGATGTACAGCGCCTTCGCGATATCCGCGCCGTCGTGCTGCTGCAAATCGGTCACGTTGTAGGTGAAGCCCGAGTCCTGGTGATAACGCAGCAACTCGGGCGCATCGCGGTCGATCAGCCATTCCCGGTCGGCGAACAGATTGACGATCACGCGTCCATGCTCGCCCGCGATTTCCGGCTTCACCAGTTTCTGGACCACGTTCGCCTGAAGATCGTCGGCGAAGATCATTTCGTCGTCGGGCGAATGGACTCGCGCGCCGTTCGACGTGATCAGATATGGCCGGATGCCCAGCACATCGCGAATTCCCGCGACGTCGCTATAGTGGCGCCCCGTCGCGATCACGATGTGTATGCCCTGCGCTTCGAGCGCGCGCACCGTGCTGATCGTGAAGGGGTCCACCTGATGGTTGCTGTTAAGCAGCGTTCCATCGAGATCGCTGGCAATGACTTTGTACATGGGCGGGCGGCAGACGGCGTCGGAAAGCTCCATTTTATCGCCTCTCGGCGCGGCACCTTCCGTTTCCAGCCGCTCCCATGCGTTTAGCCCGTCATGCACCGCCGGGTTGCGCAGCCGCCCGCCGAGCCATCTGCAATGCGCCGTGCGCCGAATCCGAAAGCGGCGCGCGCAGACGCTCGCGATAGGGCGCGGGCACATAGTCGCTCAGCGGCTTGCCAAGGCCGCCGCACAGCGCGACAGGCAAGCTTCCGGTTGGGTCGAGCGCTGCAATCATCTTGCCGATCTCCTGGCCGGCTTCGCGCAGCAGCCGGGCGGCAAACGGGTGCTCGCGATGCGCGACGACGACGGGCGCGAGGCTCGCATAAGCCGTCTGGTTCGCGTCGCACAGCCATACCACCAGCCCGTCGCGATCGGTCGCGCCGACGTGCTCGATCAGTGCCTGCGAGAGTTCGTCGGCGGGAATGCGGCCGTCGAGCGCCTGCTGCGCGTACACGATGGCGCGCAGGCCGAACCAGGCGCCGCCGGCCTCGTCGGCAGACGGATAACCGTAGCCAGCGACCATCCGGCTTTGGCCGTCACGGTCCAGCACAGCCGCGACGCTGCCCGTTCCCAGCGCGACGATCACGCCCGGCTCGCCGCCGTGTGCGCCGAGCAAGGTCGAATAGGCGTCGCTTTCGATAGCGAGACCGGCGAGCGCAGGCGCCTTCGCGCGAAATGCCGCCAGCCAGTCGCGATTGTTGACGCCCGCGAGCCCGCAGCCGAACACGAAGCGCGTCCAGTCGGCGACGATACCGGCACGCTCGCACGCTTGCGCGCTCGCGGCGAGAATCGCGTTCCACGCGCGCTCGACGCCCAACGCAAGGCCGGACGGCCCCGCCGTGCCTTGCGCGAGTTCCTGCCCTTCGGCGTTCGCCAGCACGACGCGCGTGCCGGTGCCGCCACCGTCGACGCCGATCAGATAGAGGTCTTGATTCATCGATATGCTCGTTGATGTGTTACCGCATAGCGTGGCAGGTCTTTTCGCCCGCGACAATTAGCCGATCGGCCAGGTTGCGGCGGCAACCCGTTCCGCTATGCTGGCGTGGCCCGCCAGACGGGCGACCAACCAACCATGCAGGAGCCTGAACGTGGCGGAGCAGCGATGCAACTGGGCGACGACGAGCGAAGCGCTCGCACACTATCACGACACCGAATGGGGCGTCCCTTCGCGCAATGACCAGCATCTGTTCGAGATGCTGGTGCTCGAAGGTGCGCAGGCCGGGCTGTCGTGGTCGACGATTCTGAACAAGCGCGCCGGATACCGGCGTGCCTTCTCGAACTTCGACATCGACAAGGTCGCTCGCTACTCGCCGAAAAAAATCGACGCGCTCGTGCTCGACGAAGGCATCGTGCGCCATCGCGGCAAGATCGAGTCGACGGTCCTCAATGCCAAAGCGGTCAGGCAGATTCAGGCGGAGCATGGATCGTTAGCGGATTTTGTGTGGTCCTTCGTCGACGACACGCCGATCCAGAACGCCTGGACGAGCTACACGCATGCGCCCGCTTCGACAGATGTGTCGGACGCGCTCAGCAAAGCGCTCAAAGGCTATGGCTGCAAATTTGTGGGCACAACCATCTGCTATGCGTTCATGCAGGCAGTCGGTATGGTCAACGACCATCAGACCGATTGCGCCTGCTATTCGCGGTGCGCTCTGCTCGGGAAGAAAGGCCGCAAAAAGAGCGCGAAGTGACGGCGCGGCTTGTTCCAACGTGTTGTGCGTATGTGTCGCGCCGTTGCAACACATGGCATAATCGCGCCCGGCTTGAACGGGCGGAGTGTGCTGCATGGCGTCACCCGCAAACCCGCTTCCCGCAAGGCCTCGAACAGAGGTTGACGAGCGCGGCGCGGGCGGTCCGTGCCCGCATTGAGCGCTAGCCAACACAACGGCTGACCTTTACCGCATTGCGCTCGTTATAACTAATGCATGCGACGTCGTTCGACGCACCTCCGGACGGGGCTGGTCAGCCGGACGTCGGCGGCGTCGCTGGTGCAGGGTGTGCGCTTTGCATGCCGTGAATTGGGCGGTAAATGATGCCCTCGTCGCGGCTTCGGGCGTGAGCACATCACGGAATACTGTCGGCGATTGCACCAGAAACGAATGACCGCTGCGCAGTGCGCGGGGGGAGACCAACATGAAAAATCATAACTTCCTGACGCATCAGGAAATTTTCGACCGGGCAGTCGAGCATCTGTTCGGCCAGGGTCGCGCGGCGCTGCTGCCGCGCGGCGGCGGCGCCTACCGCGGCTATTGCGGCGGTTGCCCGGTCGGCAGCTTTATCCATCCGCGCGACTACATGACGGCGATGGAAGGCATTCCCGTGCGATACGTCGGCAAGACCGCTTCAGAAACGCCCATGTACATGGACGTCGGCGTGGCCGCGCTGAAGAAGGCGCTGTTGCGCTCGCGCCTGAATATCTACGATCCCGTCACCGTCGAATTGCTCAGTTGCCTGCAAAACGTGCACGACGTTTTCGGGACCTGGGAATGGCGCGACCGGTTACGCTCGATTGCCCGCCAATTCGTCCTTTCCGACGAACGCGTGAAATCAGCCGCCTGACATTCAGCGTAACGAGCGGCCTCAGCGCGCGAAGCTTCGCGCGCCCTATCCGGCAAGCGAACTAAAACCCACAAACGAAAAACGGCGGTGTGGCTTCTTTCGAAGCTCACACCGCCGTTGGCGTGCTTTCGCGTACCGGAGGAAGCGTGCTTAGTGCAGCTTCTTCGGCAGCATCTGGCTGCGCAGGCGCTTGTGCAGGCGCTTCACTGCAGCTGCCTTCTTGCGCTTACGTGCCGTCGTCGGCTTTTCGTACGCCTGGCGCTCACGCAGTTCTGCGATCAGGCCATTCTTTTCGATTGCGCGGCGGAAGCGGCGGATTGCCACTTCGAACGGCTCGTTTTCCTTCAGAAGAATCGTCGTCATGAA
This is a stretch of genomic DNA from Paraburkholderia caribensis. It encodes these proteins:
- a CDS encoding glucosamine kinase nucleotide-binding domain-containing protein, with the translated sequence MNQDLYLIGVDGGGTGTRVVLANAEGQELAQGTAGPSGLALGVERAWNAILAASAQACERAGIVADWTRFVFGCGLAGVNNRDWLAAFRAKAPALAGLAIESDAYSTLLGAHGGEPGVIVALGTGSVAAVLDRDGQSRMVAGYGYPSADEAGGAWFGLRAIVYAQQALDGRIPADELSQALIEHVGATDRDGLVVWLCDANQTAYASLAPVVVAHREHPFAARLLREAGQEIGKMIAALDPTGSLPVALCGGLGKPLSDYVPAPYRERLRAPLSDSAHGALQMARRAAAQPGGA
- a CDS encoding DNA-3-methyladenine glycosylase I; translation: MLAWPARRATNQPCRSLNVAEQRCNWATTSEALAHYHDTEWGVPSRNDQHLFEMLVLEGAQAGLSWSTILNKRAGYRRAFSNFDIDKVARYSPKKIDALVLDEGIVRHRGKIESTVLNAKAVRQIQAEHGSLADFVWSFVDDTPIQNAWTSYTHAPASTDVSDALSKALKGYGCKFVGTTICYAFMQAVGMVNDHQTDCACYSRCALLGKKGRKKSAK
- the aqpZ gene encoding aquaporin Z, yielding MNLSRRLAAELFGTFWLVLGGCGSAVLAANFAGPVHGLGIGFVGVSLAFGLTVLTMAYAIGHISGCHLNPAVSVGLAVAGRFAARDLVPYIVAQVLGAVLGAYVLSVIASGNPDFHLVASGFASNGYGDRSPGHFALPAAFVCETVMTAFFLFVILGATDKRAPAGFAPIAIGLCLTLIHLISIPVTNTSVNPARSTGPALFVGGAAVDQLWLFWVAPILGAVIAAIVYPAVAGDARHVADAERVRVTA
- a CDS encoding Cof-type HAD-IIB family hydrolase, encoding MYKVIASDLDGTLLNSNHQVDPFTISTVRALEAQGIHIVIATGRHYSDVAGIRDVLGIRPYLITSNGARVHSPDDEMIFADDLQANVVQKLVKPEIAGEHGRVIVNLFADREWLIDRDAPELLRYHQDSGFTYNVTDLQQHDGADIAKALYIGDPKDLAVVAANLERRFGEALYVTYSLPDCLEVMTANVSKGRALQFVLDRLDVPAAKCVAFGDNMNDIDMLETAGHPFMMNNANPDLIKRLPNVPRIGNNFEAGVAHHLRKLFELDDELTA
- the rpsU gene encoding 30S ribosomal protein S21 gives rise to the protein MTTILLKENEPFEVAIRRFRRAIEKNGLIAELRERQAYEKPTTARKRKKAAAVKRLHKRLRSQMLPKKLH
- a CDS encoding PXPV repeat protein codes for the protein MKRIVTHMLVAVGLAAGACGVAQAHSNLSIGLSLGTPAPADVAPAYVAPAPQPVYYGNRYWGDRRYDGYRHDRGWDRGRWNHGNRWDNSNGYRGNDNHRGGYRD